From Elephas maximus indicus isolate mEleMax1 chromosome 1, mEleMax1 primary haplotype, whole genome shotgun sequence, a single genomic window includes:
- the PRSS16 gene encoding thymus-specific serine protease — translation MAVGPALWLGFLLLVSFLGPSGSASLLRRLGEHTQQLQESSGPNLGLSLGQGAEALPKEGWLEQLLDPFNTSDRRSFLQRYWVNDQHWTGQDGPVFLYLGGEGSLGPGSVMRGHPAALAPALGALVVGLEHRFYGLSIPVRGLDMAQLRFLSSRHALADVASAHLALSRLFNVSSSSPWICFGGSYAGSLAAWARLKFPHLIFASVASSAPVRAVLDFSEYNNVVSRSLMNTAIGGSPECWSAASAAFAETERRLRAGGEAQAALRTELGACGRLSRAEDQAELLEALQALVGGTVQYNGQAGAPLSVRQLCGLLVGGADRGLTAPYRGLRRAAQIVMRSLGQRCLSTSRAETVAQLKNTEPQGSGVGDRQWLYQTCTEFGFYITCEDPRCPFSQLPALPSQLGLCEQVFGLSASSVAQAIAQTNSYYGGQTPRATQVLFVNGDADPWHVLSVTQSLGPFESAVLIPNASHCLDMATERPSDSPSLRLARQKIFQQLQTWLTLTKESQVRDGA, via the exons ATGGCTGTCGGGCCTGCTCTGTGGCTGGGCTTTCTGCTCCTGGTTTCCTTCTTGGGACCCTCAGGTTCAg CCTCCCTTCTTAGGCGCCTGGGTGAGCACACTCAGCAGCTTCAGGAGAGCTCTGGCCCAAACCTAGGGTTGAGCCTGGGCCAGGGTGCTGAGGCCCTCCCAAAAGAGGGCTggctggagcagctgctggacCCCTTCAACACATCTGATAGACGATCTTTCCTGCAG CGGTACTGGGTGAATGACCAACACTGGACTGGCCAGGATGGACCCGTATTCCTGTATCTTGGGGGTGAGGGCAGTCTTGGACCTGGCTCAGTGATGAGAG GTCACCCTGCAGCCCTGGCCCCGGccttgggggccctggtggtaggTTTGGAACACAGATTTTATGGCCTGAGTATACCTGTCAGGGGCCTGGACATGGCTCAGCTCCGCTTCTTGTCCAGTCGCCATGC GTTGGCTGACGTGGCCTCTGCCCACCTCGCACTCTCCCGCCTCTTCAACGTCTCCTCCTCTAGCCCTTGGATCTGCTTTGGAGGCTCCTATGCAGGCTCCCTGGCCGCCTGGGCCCGGCTGAAG TTCCCGCATCTCATTTTCGCCTCGGTCGCCTCTTCGGCCCCTGTGCGCGCGGTGCTGGATTTCTCGGAGTATAATAAC GTGGTGTCCAGAAGCTTAATGAACACAGCGATTGGCGGATCCCCGGAG TGCTGGTCGGCGGCGTCCGCTGCCTTCGCGGAGACGGAGCGGCGGCTGCGCGCCGGCGGGGAGGCCCAGGCGGCGCTACGGACGGAGCTGGGCGCGTGCGGACGCTTGAGCCGTGCTGAGGACCAGGCGGAGCTGCTGGAGGCTCTGCAGGCGCTGGTGGGGGGCACCGTGCAGTACAACGGGCAGGCGGGGGCGCCACTGAGCGTGCGACAGCTGTGCGGACTCCTCGTGGGCGGGGCCGATCGCGGCCTCACGGCACCCTATCGCGGCCTGCGCAGGGCAGCGCAG ATTGTGATGCGTAGCCTGGGACAGAGGTGTTTAAGCACTTCCCGAGCAGAGACAGTGGCACAGCTGAAGAACACAGAACCTCAAGGGTCTGGTGTGGGTGACCGGCAGTGGTTGTACCAGACATGTACGGAGTTCGGCTTCT ATATCACCTGTGAGGACCCGAGATGCCCTTTCTCCCAGCTCCCAGCACTGCCCTCCCAGCTAGGTCTTTGTGAGCAGGTCTTCGGCCTCTCAGCCTCATCAGTAGCCCAGGCCATAGCCCAGACGAATTCCTACTATGGTGGCCAGACCCCGAGGGCCACCCAAGTACTGTTCGTTAATG GGGACGCAGATCCCTGGCATGTGCTAAGTGTAACACAGTCTTTGGGACCCTTCGAGTCAGCCGTTCTCATCCCTAACGCCTCCCACTGCTTGGACATGGCAACTGAGAGACCCTCAGACTCCCCCAGCCTCCGTCTAGCACGCCAG AAGATCTTCCAGCAGCTACAGACCTGGTTGACCCTGACAAAGGAGAGCCAGGTTAGGGATGGAGCCTGA